A portion of the Ricinus communis isolate WT05 ecotype wild-type chromosome 10, ASM1957865v1, whole genome shotgun sequence genome contains these proteins:
- the LOC107261618 gene encoding protein sym-1 encodes MASLTLKSPFFCRVLSFSRQPTSHFVPKSQLSFIPSQITGFRAACSSCTAYSYPLNSTQGTVLKDFGRSKFGCQLNSGRFYVSVVPNGGSGGGAGGHGNFGGRGEGGGGSGSGGSSDGSGGNNWSFLSWYMTLLGKYPVLTKALTAAVLTLIGDLVCQLVIDQVQSLDIKRTFLFTFLGLILVGPTLHFWYLYLSKVVTLTGASGASLRLLLDQFLFSPIFIGVFLAALVALEGRPEQVIPKLQQEWFSAVLANWQLWIPFQFLNFRFVPQQFQVLAANGIALVWNVILSFKAHKEILPK; translated from the exons atggcaTCTCTCACCCTCAAATCCCCTTTCTTCTGCCGTGTCTTGAGTTTTTCTCGCCAACCTACGTCCCATTTTGTTCCAAAGTCTCAACTGTCCTTCATTCCTAGTCAAATAACTGGGTTTAGGGCAGCCTGTTCTTCCTGCACTGCTTATTCGTATCCCTTAAATTCTACTCAAGGGACTGTGCTTAAGGATTTTGGACGTTCTAAATTCGGATGCCAACTGAATTCTGGTCGGTTTTATGTTTCGGTTGTTCCAAATGGTGGTTCAGGTGGCGGTGCTGGTGGCCATGGGAATTTTGGGGGCAGGGGTGAAGGTGGCGGTGGCAGTGGCAGTGGCGGCAGCAGTGATGGTTCTGGGGGAAATAACTGGTCCTTTCTTTCTTG GTATATGACTCTTCTTGGTAAGTATCCTGTGTTGACAAAAGCTCTGACAGCTGCAGTTTTGACTTTGATTGGGGATTTGGTCTGCCag CTTGTGATCGATCAAGTTCAATCTCTAGACATAAAAAGGACATTTCTGTTCACTTTCTTGGGATTGATACTAGTGGGTCCCACATTGCATTTCTG GTATTTATATCTGAGTAAAGTGGTAACACTGACTGGAGCATCTGGTGCATCCCTGCGCCTTCTACTTGATCAG tttcttttttctcctatCTTCATTGGAGTTTTCTTGGCTGCATTGGTTGCACTAGAAGGAAGGCCTGAGCAAGTTATACCCAAACTTCAACAG GAGTGGTTTTCTGCTGTTCTTGCAAATTGGCAATTATGGATACCTTttcaatttctaaatttccGATTTGTTCCACAGCAATTTCAG GTTCTTGCTGCTAATGGTATTGCTTTAGTTTGGAATGTAATTCTCTCATTCAAAGCTCACAAAGAGATTCTACCAAAATAG